One genomic window of Luteitalea pratensis includes the following:
- the clpP gene encoding ATP-dependent Clp endopeptidase proteolytic subunit ClpP yields MQLVPMVVEQTNRGERAYDIFSRLLKDSIIFIGTPIDDAVASLVIAQLLFLEAEDPERDILLYINSPGGSITAGLAIYDTMQYIRPDVSTYCLGQCASFGAVLLAGGAKGKRYALPNSRILIHQPWVQGGVGGQATDIDIHAKEILRMRHRLNEILADHSGQPIERLQADTERDYIMSAEQAREYGIIDDVLRKRS; encoded by the coding sequence ATGCAGCTGGTCCCGATGGTGGTCGAGCAGACCAACCGGGGGGAGCGCGCGTACGACATCTTTTCGCGCCTGCTGAAGGACAGCATCATCTTCATCGGCACACCGATCGACGACGCCGTCGCGAGCCTGGTGATTGCCCAGTTGCTGTTCCTCGAGGCCGAGGACCCGGAGCGGGACATCCTGCTCTACATCAACAGCCCGGGCGGCTCGATTACCGCCGGCCTGGCGATTTACGACACGATGCAGTACATCCGCCCCGATGTGTCGACCTACTGCCTGGGGCAGTGTGCGTCGTTCGGCGCAGTGCTGCTGGCCGGGGGCGCCAAGGGCAAGCGGTACGCATTGCCCAACTCGCGGATCCTGATTCACCAGCCGTGGGTTCAGGGCGGCGTCGGCGGCCAGGCCACCGACATCGACATCCATGCGAAGGAAATCCTGCGGATGCGGCACCGCCTCAACGAGATCCTCGCGGATCACTCGGGGCAGCCGATCGAGCGCCTCCAGGCCGATACCGAGCGCGACTACATCATGTCGGCCGAGCAGGCGCGCGAGTACGGTATCATCGACGATGTCCTCCGCAAGCGCAGCTGA
- the tig gene encoding trigger factor, protein MKVELTDVSETKKTLTVEVPPEVVDTEITRVTQGYARQARIPGFRPGKAPAHVVRKRFREQIMHDVAHDLVPRLVGDALRDKNVQPVDTPKVRDLQLEEGKPLTFTAAIETAPHVEPGDLTTLTVQRPAMPVSEDDVDKALSRLRDRLAKMEPVEDRGAEQGDTVVMHLSRRRLTGPQGVDIEPEAPEKHDGVSAEIGAAANPPGFDEGLLGVTPGTQKTFEVVFPSDFEVAEMAGARVEYDVNVTALRRRILPALDDEFAKDLGEFGTLADLRGRVREDLEQDAERERTRRMRQQLLEQLAGRMTGEVPEGMVAREVDRRVEEFARRLMDQGMDPRQAAINWDEFRTQQQEPAVATVKSVLVLDAIAAQEQLEVSEDDLDADISGYATRAGRSLAEVKAQLAQQDQLESIRTGLLREKAVSHAMSRATIAGA, encoded by the coding sequence GGTTTCCGGCCAGGCAAGGCGCCGGCGCACGTGGTCCGCAAGCGGTTTCGCGAGCAGATCATGCATGACGTCGCGCACGATCTCGTCCCGCGCCTCGTCGGCGACGCGCTTCGCGACAAGAACGTGCAGCCGGTGGACACCCCGAAGGTGCGCGACCTGCAGCTCGAGGAAGGCAAGCCGCTGACGTTCACGGCGGCCATCGAGACCGCGCCGCACGTGGAGCCGGGCGATCTGACCACCTTGACGGTCCAGCGTCCAGCGATGCCGGTTTCCGAGGACGACGTCGACAAGGCGCTGTCCCGGCTGCGCGACCGTCTGGCCAAGATGGAACCGGTCGAGGACCGCGGAGCCGAACAGGGCGACACGGTGGTCATGCACCTGTCGCGACGTCGGTTGACCGGCCCGCAGGGGGTCGACATCGAGCCGGAGGCCCCGGAGAAGCACGACGGCGTGTCTGCCGAGATTGGCGCCGCGGCCAATCCCCCGGGATTCGACGAGGGCCTGCTGGGGGTGACACCCGGCACACAGAAGACCTTCGAGGTCGTCTTCCCGTCTGACTTCGAGGTGGCGGAGATGGCGGGGGCTCGCGTGGAGTACGACGTCAACGTCACCGCCCTGCGCCGCCGGATCCTGCCGGCCCTCGACGACGAGTTCGCGAAGGACCTGGGCGAATTCGGGACCCTGGCCGATCTGCGGGGGCGCGTCCGCGAGGATCTGGAGCAGGATGCAGAACGGGAGCGGACGCGGCGGATGCGGCAGCAGCTGCTCGAGCAGCTGGCCGGCCGCATGACCGGCGAGGTCCCCGAGGGCATGGTGGCGCGGGAAGTGGACCGCCGCGTCGAGGAATTTGCCCGACGGCTGATGGACCAGGGCATGGATCCGCGGCAGGCGGCCATCAACTGGGACGAATTCCGCACCCAGCAGCAGGAACCGGCGGTGGCGACCGTGAAGAGCGTGCTGGTGCTCGACGCGATCGCGGCGCAGGAGCAGCTCGAGGTATCGGAAGACGACCTGGATGCCGATATTTCTGGTTATGCCACCCGCGCTGGCCGTTCGCTGGCTGAAGTGAAGGCGCAACTGGCGCAGCAGGACCAGCTGGAGAGCATCCGGACGGGGCTGCTGCGGGAGAAGGCGGTTTCGCACGCCATGTCGCGTGCTACGATCGCGGGTGCGTGA